One window of the Ananas comosus cultivar F153 linkage group 21, ASM154086v1, whole genome shotgun sequence genome contains the following:
- the LOC109726665 gene encoding elongator complex protein 3, with amino-acid sequence MASAEPRKKPAPGRGGVVSLPPGFSEEEARVRAIAEIVSAMAERSRRGEDVDLNALKSAACRKYGLARAPKLVEMIAAVPEADRAALLPRLRAKPVRTASGIAVVAVMSKPHRCPHIATTGNICVYCPGGPDSDFEYSTQSYTGYEPTSMRAIRARYNPYVQARSRIDQLKRLGHSVDKVEFILMGGTFMSLPADYRDYFIRNLHDALSGHTSANVEEAVSYSEHSAIKCIGMTIETRPDYCLGPHLRQMLSYGCTRLEIGVQSTYEDVARDTNRGHTVAAVADCFCLAKDAGFKVVAHMMPDLPNVGFERDMESFREFFESPAFRADGLKIYPTLVIRGTGLYELWKTGRYRNYPPELLVDIVARILSLVPPWTRVYRVQRDIPMPLVTSGVEKGNLRELALARMEDLGLKCRDVRTREAGIQDIHHKIKPEEVELVRREYAANEGWETFLSYEDTRQDILVGLLRLRKCGRNVTCPELVGRCSIVRELHVYGTAVPVHGREADKLQHQGYGTLLMEEAERIARREHRSTKLAVISGVGTRHYYRKLGYELEGPYMVKCLV; translated from the exons atggCGTCGGCGGAGCCGAGGAAGAAGCCTGCCCCCGGGCGCGGCGGCGTAGTCTCCCTCCCCCCGGGGTTCTCCGAGGAGGAGGCGCGCGTCCGCGCCATCGCGGAGATCGTCTCCGCCATGGCGGAGCGCTCGCGGCGCGGCGAGGACGTCGACCTGAACGCGCTCAAGTCCGCGGCGTGCCGCAAGTACGGCCTCGCCCGCGCCCCCAAGCTGGTGGAGATGATCGCCGCCGTCCCCGAGGCCGACCGCGCCGCCCTCCTCCCCCGCCTCCGCGCCAAGCCCGTCCGCACCGCCTCCGGCAtcgccgtcgtcgccgtcatGTCGAAGCCCCACCGCTGCCCCCACATCGCCACTACCGGCAACATCTGCGTCTACTGCCCCGGCGGCCCCGACTCCGACTTCGAGTACAGCACCCAGTCCTACACCGGCTATGAGCCCACCAGCATGCGAGCCATCCGAgccag GTACAATCCGTATGTCCAAGCTAGAAGCAGAATAGATCAGCTTAAAAGGCTAGGCCATAGTGTGGATAAG GTTGAGTTCATTTTGATGGGAGGAACTTTCATGTCATTGCCTGCAGACTATCGTGATTATTTTATCAGAAATCTCCATGATGCTCTATCTGGGCATACTTCTGCTAATGTTGAGGAGGCTGTTTCTTATTCAGAGCATAGTGCCATCAAATGTATTGGCATGACAATTGAGAC AAGACCTGATTACTGTCTGGGCCCACATTTGCGTCAAATGCTGTCTTACGGTTGTACCCGACTGGAAATAGGAGTTCAAAGCACTTACGAAGATGTTGCTCGTGATACAAATAGAGGTCATACAGtagctgctgttgctgattgcTTTTGTTTAGCAAAAGATGCGGGTTTTAAG GTTGTTGCGCACATGATGCCAGATCTGCCGAATGTTGGATTTGAAAGAGATATGGAAAGTTTTCGAGAATTTTTTGAGAGCCCAGCTTTTCGGGCCGATGGGCTTAAGATTTATCCGACCCTTGTAATTCGTGGAACTGGTCTGTATGAGCTATGGAAAACTGGCAG GTACAGAAATTACCCACCGGAACTCCTGGTAGATATTGTCGCAAGAATTCTATCATTGGTGCCACCATGGACGCGTGTGTACAGAGTCCAGAGGGATATCCCTATGCCCCTCGTCACTTCTGGAGTTGAGAAAGGCAATCTGCGAGAGCTTGCTTTGGCTCGCATGGAGGATTTGGGGTTAAAGTGCCGAGATGTTAGAACACGCGAAGCTGGAATTCAG GACATCCACCACAAAATTAAGCCTGAAGAAGTTGAGCTCGTGCGGCGTGAGTATGCTGCAAATGAGGGTTGGGAGACCTTTCTCTCTTATGAAGATACTCGCCAG gATATTCTTGTTGGTCTGTTACGCTTACGTAAATGTGGCCGCAATGTAACATGCCCTGAGCTTGTTGGGAGGTGCTCTATTGTTCGTGAACTTCATGTTTATGGAACCGCTGTACCAGTGCACGGACGTGAGGCTGACAAGCTGCAGCACCAg GGTTACGGAACACTATTGATGGAAGAAGCAGAGCGCATTGCTCGTAGGGAGCATCGGTCCACGAAACTGGCTGTAATATCTGGTGTTGGAACTCGTCACTACTACCGCAAACTTGGTTATGAACTCGAAGGACCCTACATGGTGAAATGTTTAGTATAA